One Papaver somniferum cultivar HN1 chromosome 10, ASM357369v1, whole genome shotgun sequence genomic window carries:
- the LOC113318387 gene encoding sperm-associated antigen 1-like, translated as MKSSNFNNYDFDFGFGSGSSSSSNNKSQPLNGQQKQNSSSSYTYNLNSNAQPKPNPVYNPNKPSWTHQPLPSQTVQSNPSSMVGDIFGKSWGSSTTSTTSIGIPEKNPNLFGDLLGSALGQSSQKSNVPLKNAAPAQNNNSKSNVYSMGNLSGSLPKGANIGAQNGINNNGGVKTGTLGGMGMKNGGGNGNNKDPFGSLLNFGGKKETPINKAAPKNVSSSNEDYSFGDFQNAGKPMSVPSTQSKGSSDGVSGLKTGNFGDFDFPTQNFPSQKQATEQPKGVDPLDMLFPSKPTPAAPGGSSNQNQQFSEMEDWGDMGTDFGGDDGGSTTELEGLPPPPAGVSATTATNKGLDSQKQGQHADAIKWLSWAVVLLERAGNSSAIMEVLSSRASCYKEVGEYKKAVADCTKVLEQDPKNVAILVQRALLYESTEKYKLGAEDLRAVLKIDPGNRLAKSTVHRLTQMAG; from the exons ATGAAATCGAGTAATTTCAATaactatgattttgattttggtttcggatctggttcatcatcatcatcaaataacAAATCTCAACCCTTAAATGGCCAACAAAAGcaaaattcttcatcttcatatacaTATAATTTGAATTCAAATGCACAACCAAAACCAAATCCTGTTTATAATCCAAATAAACCATCATGGACTCATCAACCATTACCGAGTCAAACAGTTCAATCAAACCCTAGTTCAATGGTTGGTGATATATTtgggaaaagttggggatcatcTACTACTTCCACTACTAGTATTGGGATTCCTGAAAAGAATCCTAATCTCTTTGGAGATCTTCTTGGATCTGCTTTAGGACAAAGTAGTCAGAAGAGTAATGTTCCGTTGAAAAATGCCGCTCCGGCTCAGAATAATAATAGCAAGAGTAATGTTTATTCCATGGGTAATTTATCGGGTTCGTTACCAAAGGGGGCGAACATTGGTGCTCAGAATGGCATTAATAACAATGGAGGTGTCAAAACGGGGACTCTTGGTGGTATGGGTATGAAAAATGGAGGTGGCAATGGAAATAATAAGGATCCATTTGGGTCTTTATTGAATTTTGGAGGTAAGAAGGAAACTCCAATTAATAAGGCGGCACCAAAAAATGTCAGCAGTAGCAATGAGGATTATTCATTTGGTGATTTTCAAAATGCTGGGAAACCTATGTCAGTTCCATCTACTCAGTCGAAGGGATCGAGTGATGGTGTGTCTGGTTTAAAGACGGGTAATTTTGGTGATTTTGATTTCCCCACGCAAAATTTCCCTTCACAGAAACAGGCTACTGAACAACCCAAGGGTGTTGATCCACTTGATATGTTGTTTCCATCGAAGCCAACTCCTGCAGCTCCAGGCGGATCTAGCAATCAAAACCAGCAGTTTTCTGAGATGGAAGATTGGGGTGATATGGGTACAGATTTTGGTGGAGATGATGGTGGTAGTACAACTGAGCTGGAAGGACTTCCACCGCCTCCAGCTGGAGTTTCAGCTACAACTGCAACAAACAAGGGTTTGGATAGTCAAAAGCAAGGGCAGCATGCTGATGCCATAAAGTGGCTTTCTTGGGCTGTTGTGCTACTAGAACGAGCTGGGAATTCTTCAGCAATTATGGAAGTTTTGTCATCCAGAGCTTCTTGTTACAAAGAAGTTGGGGAGTATAAGAAGGCAGTTGCCGACTGTACAAAG GTGCTAGAGCAGGACCCCAAAAATGTTGCTATCCTAGTACAACGTGCACTTCTGTACGAGAGCACTGAAAAGTACAAGCTCGGGGCAGAAGATTTAAGGGCTGTTTTGAAGATTGATCCTGGTAACAGGCTTGCAAAAAGTACCGTTCACCGTTTGACCCAAATGGCCGGGTAG